In a single window of the Cryptococcus tetragattii IND107 chromosome 1, whole genome shotgun sequence genome:
- a CDS encoding cysteine synthase, with translation MVASRSASILRSVRPATLSSRAYATVAPVLSKPVNGFVGAIGNTPLIRLNRLSEETGCNILAKAEFMSPGGSIKDRAALYLVQDAEEKGLIRPGGTVVEGTAGNTGIGLAHVCRSKGYNCVIYMPDTQSQEKIDLLRMLGADVRPVPAVAFDNPQNYNHQAARYAASLENAVWTNQFDNVANRNAHIVSTGPEIWEQTDGGKLDAFICSTGTGGTLAGVTRYLTEKSNGRVEAWLADPPGSVLFNLVENGELKREGNGSITEGIGQGRVTSNLAPDLSLLSGAIHVPDSASINMIYRLLDEEGLYVGASSALNVWAAAELAKRKGKGSTVVTVLCDGAYRYQARLFSRVWLESKGLVSHIPDHLQKYIVLP, from the exons ATGGTCGCCTCTAGATCAGCAAGCATCCTGCGCTCAGTCCGCCCTGCTACCCTTTCAAGCAGGGCCTATGCTACCGTCGCTCCTGTCTTAAGCAAGCCAGTTAACGGTTTTGTTGGGGCCATCGGAAACACTCCTTTG ATCCGACTCAACCGTCTCTCTGAGGAGACGGGCTGCAATATCCTTGCCAAGGCCGAGTTCATGTCCCCCGGTGGTTCCATCAAGGATCGAGCTGCCCTTTACCTCGTCCAGGACGCCGAAGAGAAAGGTCTTATCCGACCTGGTGGCACCGTTGTCGAGGGTACCGCCGGTAACACTGGTATTGGTCTTGCCCACGTCTGCAGGTCCAAGGGATACAATTGTGTCATCTACATGCCCGACACTCAATctcaggagaagattgactTGTTAAGGATGTTGGGTGCAGACGTCAGGCCTGTCCCTG CTGTCGCATTTGATAACCCTCAGAACTACAATCATCAGGCAGCCCGATACGCTGCTTCCCTCGAGAACGCAGTCTGGACCAACCAGTTTGACAATGTCGCCAACCGAAACGCCCACATCGTCTCTACCGGTCCTGAAATCTGGGAACAAACCGATGGCGGCAAGCTCGACGCTTTCATTTGTTCTACCGGTACTGGTGGTACCCTTGCTGGTGTGACCAGGTATTTGACTGAGAAGAGCAACGGACGTGTTGAGGCTTGGTTGGCGGACCCTCCTGGAAGTGTGTTGTTCAATTTGGTTGAAAACGGTGAGCTTAAGCGAGAAGGTAATGGCTCTATCACCGAGG GTATCGGACAAGGTCGAGTCACCAGCAACCTTGCGCCcgacctctctctcctATCCGGCGCTATCCACGTCCCCGACTCTGCTTCCATTAATATGATCTACCGACTTctcgatgaggaaggttTGTACGTTGGTGCTTCCTCCGCTCTCAACGTCTGGGCCGCTGCCGAGCTCGCCAagcgaaaaggaaagggcagCACCGTCGTCACTGTTCTCTGTGATGGTGCTTACCG ATACCAGGCTCGTTTGTTCTCTCGGGTCTGGCTCGAATCTAAGGGCCTAGTCTCTCATATCCCGGACCATCTCCAAAAGTACATTGTTCTTCCTTAA